Proteins found in one Oryza glaberrima chromosome 4, OglaRS2, whole genome shotgun sequence genomic segment:
- the LOC127772120 gene encoding uncharacterized protein LOC127772120: MKKSELVSVSSSSGRSVTNSAAENFIDGVNKQIIGFQQYKTEINDLKRQNKELSKQNKELMDQYQELPALRKKYEDLTKKYENLTKKRNEDLAKLNKKKEDVAKLNKEKTDMEKEIRGLQQRIKELDGGCCVIL; encoded by the exons ATGAAGAAGTCTGAG CTGGTCAGTGTTTCTTCATCGTCGGGAAGATCGGTCACAAACAGTGCTGCTGAAAATTTTATTGATGGCGTCAACAAACAAATCATCGGTTTCCAGCAATACAAGACAGAGATCAATGATCTCAAGAGGCAGAATAAGGAGCTGTCTAAGCAGAACAAGGAGCTGATGGATCAGTACCAAGAGCTGCCTGCTCTTCGAAAAAAGTATGAAGATCTGACCAAGAAGTATGAAAATCTGACTAAAAAACGGAACGAAGATCTAGCCAAGCTTAACAAGAAGAAGGAAGATGTGGCCAAGCTCAACAAGGAGAAGACAGATATGGAGAAGGAGATACGAGGGCTTCAGCAGAGGATCAAAGAGCTAGATGGGGGCTGTTGTGTAATTCTATGA